In Magallana gigas chromosome 1, xbMagGiga1.1, whole genome shotgun sequence, the sequence gcattttctcttcaacaatgctttacaaaatatgtctatTTTTCTAGATAAATTGTGTCAAAGTtttagtactttggcccctaaaaatccctcaTTACGTGATAAATGGGCGTAGCAACAATCTTGCCTGATGGATATTGTTAcggtcaacaactttgcttctgtaatgcattacaaaatctttatcgttttgaagttatttgtaatagagtttatgagtgtcttggcccctaatttaaggggccagcccctatttcttgattttgttggaaaggacttttgattatctaccacttttgttatatatgttttaacaaaatatcaactcataaaaagatagagatcaaaacgtatgaacaatttgattcaaaattcgtacccaattttcgagcctaggcgagctcatagaaatggcgccactggcgctaaaaaactacattgtgcacaactttaacctatggtctacctatcctgaaaatttcatattcctatctcttatagtctctgagtttatgtctgcacaaaatgggtcgtaaaaactgacaaaatcggccgtaaatcggaaccggaagtgccgatttcaaaatttcaaaaaacttctagaattatgaccactggcaatcatctgtgaaaaaatggtcgaaatcggccgaatagttttcgagatatcgcgtgcacaaaattttgggaaaaaaataataataataagaaacagtacgaaaactataaggtcttccgttggaaacggaagaccttaattaaacatttttttttcgtgtaTATGTTCTTTGAAACATGTAttgaacatatattattttatatatgtgttaaacatatgtaaaatgtatatgttacacacgtgtataatatatgtgttcaacatataaattttaaaacatgtgttGTACACATGCATTATATGTGCAAAACATGTGTAAAATTATACACATATTTTACACATGTGGACATTTTTCCTGTGTATGCAATGGAGATGAAGGAAATGCTAGTAAAGATAATGGGGAAGACAAAACTGAAGACTATTATACAAGAGAATACAACGGTAATAGTAAAGAAAATGCTGATGGCGAACACAAAAGTGATGAAGATGACAATTATAGTGAAGATAATGGAGATGATGAAATAGGTAGTGTAGACAATGGAGATTATGATGATAGAAGCGAAGACAGTAGGGAAAACGATAACGGCAGTGATGGTCCTTGGAATGGATATAACGGGAATGGCAATAATGGGGATGGGTACAATGGGTATGAGAATAATGGAAATGGCAATAATGGCGATGGGAACGATGGGTATGAGAATAATGGAAATGGCAATAATGGGAATAACAGAAATAGCAACAATGGGGATGGGAATAATGAATATGAGAATAATGGGAATGGCAATAATGAGTATGGCAATAATGGGTATGAGAATAATGGGAATGGGAATAATGGGTATGATAATAACGGAAATGGCTATAATGGATATGGCAACAATGGGAATGGGAATAATGGGTATGAGAATAATGGAAATGGCAATAATGTGTATGGCAATAATGGGTATGAGAATAATGGAAATGGCAATAATGGGTATGGCAATAATGGGGGTAATAATGGGTATGAAAATAACGGAAATGGCAATTATGGGAATGGATATAATGGGAATGGCAATAATGGGTATAACAATAACGGTAATGGTAATAATGGGTATGAAAAAAACGGAAATGGCAATAATGGGAATGGATATAATGGGAAAGGCAATAATGGGTATGACAATAACGGGAATGGCAATAATGGAAATGGCAATAACGGGGATGGCAATAATGGGTATGAAAATAACGGAAATGGCAATAATGGGAATGGTTATAATGGGAATGGCAATAATGGGTATGACAATAACGGAAATGGCAAGAATGAAAATGGCAATAACGGAAATGGCAATAATGGGTATGGCAATAAGTGGAACGGCTATAATGGAAATAGCAATAATGGGTATGAGATTAACGGGAATGGCAATAATGGGTATGGCAATAACGGGAATGGCAATAAGTGGAATGGCTATAATGGAAATGGCAATAACTTGAATGGCTATAATGGAAATGGCAACAATGGGAATGGGTATTATGGAAATGGCAATAATGGGAATGGGAATGACGGGAATGGCAATAATGGGTATGGGAATAATGGAAATGGCAATAATGGGTATGGGATAAATGGGAATGGCAATAATGGGTATGGGAATAACGGAAATGGCAATAATGGAAATGGCAATAATGGATATGGGAATGGCAACAATGGAAATGGATATATTAGAAAGTGAACGTGGTCCTATCGTGGAAGATAACAATCAGAATAAAAAAGAAgccatctatactactatattaaaataatagactcaaatttataggctttaataccgagaaatcggaagagtactgtcttttgttttatatattttaaacatcattggtacttgaagattaacaatttgtttttattttttctcaatcaagcttcgccaattaataatcaacgaaaattcctttaaaaatccaaaaattatctggattttttggattttacaatcttgcacatgcgcattacattcacgctaaattaCGGGAGGCTCCTTTGTTtgtgtttccacaatatcacatttgcatggataaactcagaaacgatattacaagtacatgcacgtgtaaattttcattgaaaatttg encodes:
- the LOC136275574 gene encoding probable serine/threonine-protein kinase clkA; this translates as MCKIIHIFYTCGHFSCVCNGDEGNASKDNGEDKTEDYYTREYNGNSKENADGEHKSDEDDNYSEDNGDDEIGSVDNGDYDDRSEDSRENDNGSDGPWNGYNGNGNNGDGYNGYENNGNGNNGDGNDGYENNGNGNNGNNRNSNNGDGNNEYENNGNGNNEYGNNGYENNGNGNNGYDNNGNGYNGYGNNGNGNNGYENNGNGNNVYGNNGYENNGNGNNGYGNNGGNNGYENNGNGNYGNGYNGNGNNGYNNNGNGNNGYEKNGNGNNGNGYNGKGNNGYDNNGNGNNGNGNNGDGNNGYENNGNGNNGNGYNGNGNNGYDNNGNGKNENGNNGNGNNGYGNKWNGYNGNSNNGYEINGNGNNGYGNNGNGNKWNGYNGNGNNLNGYNGNGNNGNGYYGNGNNGNGNDGNGNNGYGNNGNGNNGYGINGNGNNGYGNNGNGNNGNGNNGYGNGNNGNGYIRK